A window of Gammaproteobacteria bacterium contains these coding sequences:
- the dksA gene encoding RNA polymerase-binding protein DksA has product MPNDALPEGYQPSEDEEYMNPRQLAYFRNKLLHWREALLSESEETIRNLREEDWREPDENDRATHEEEAALELRTRDRYRKLISKIDAALKRIETGEYGYCEETGAPIGIKRLEARPIATLTIEAQEQHERHEAHFST; this is encoded by the coding sequence ATGCCCAATGATGCACTGCCGGAAGGCTATCAACCCAGCGAAGACGAGGAATACATGAATCCCCGTCAGCTGGCCTATTTTCGCAACAAGCTCCTGCACTGGCGCGAAGCGCTGCTGTCGGAGTCCGAGGAAACCATCCGCAATCTGCGCGAGGAAGACTGGCGCGAACCGGATGAGAACGACCGCGCCACGCACGAAGAAGAGGCCGCGCTCGAACTGCGCACCCGCGACCGCTACCGCAAACTGATCTCCAAGATCGATGCGGCCCTGAAGCGCATCGAGACGGGGGAATACGGCTACTGCGAAGAGACCGGTGCGCCGATCGGCATCAAGCGTCTGGAGGCCCGGCCCATCGCCACCCTGACGATCGAAGCCCAGGAACAGCACGAAAGGCACGAAGCCCATTTCTCGACCTGA